A window of Christiangramia forsetii KT0803 contains these coding sequences:
- a CDS encoding glycosyltransferase family 2 protein, which translates to MKPDVGVVIVTYNRLNLLKITLCKVLAQTFNNTEVLVVDNNSTDGTRDYLDSLSKVSKLLLTENMGPAGGFYEGIKYFTEKSDVKYVWLMDDDFFPFKSCLETLVTSVDTNTMVFPYIREKDFISRRDPGWWGVLIPISIIKKVGYPMKELFFWTEDSEYLLHRIRGQYKYKAKWVSAAKGVHFTKRETNHRPPWKFYYETRNMLYMRLFEREITMRRSLKLVKSWMKLLGSILLKENNKNEKLKMFFRGTKDGIQRKLGKKVDPVSGQYY; encoded by the coding sequence ATGAAACCGGATGTTGGAGTTGTCATTGTAACCTACAATCGTTTGAATCTGCTTAAGATCACCTTATGTAAGGTGCTGGCACAAACTTTTAATAATACGGAAGTTCTTGTAGTGGACAATAACTCAACAGATGGTACTAGAGATTATTTAGATTCGCTGAGTAAGGTCAGTAAGTTACTATTGACAGAAAATATGGGGCCTGCAGGTGGATTTTACGAGGGTATTAAATATTTCACAGAAAAATCTGATGTGAAATATGTATGGTTGATGGATGATGATTTTTTTCCATTTAAATCATGTCTCGAAACTTTAGTTACTTCAGTAGATACTAATACCATGGTTTTTCCTTATATAAGAGAAAAAGATTTTATATCCAGAAGAGATCCTGGATGGTGGGGAGTCCTTATTCCAATTTCAATAATAAAAAAAGTAGGCTATCCCATGAAAGAATTATTCTTCTGGACTGAGGATTCTGAATATCTTTTACATAGAATAAGAGGCCAGTATAAATACAAAGCTAAGTGGGTATCTGCTGCTAAAGGAGTACATTTTACTAAGCGAGAAACAAATCATCGGCCTCCTTGGAAATTTTATTACGAAACCAGAAATATGCTATATATGCGTTTGTTTGAGAGGGAGATAACCATGAGAAGATCATTAAAACTGGTAAAAAGTTGGATGAAGCTATTGGGTAGTATCCTTTTAAAGGAAAATAACAAAAATGAAAAGTTGAAAATGTTTTTTCGTGGTACTAAAGATGGGATTCAGCGAAAGCTAGGAAAAAAAGTGGATCCAGTTTCAGGACAGTATTATTAG
- a CDS encoding glycosyltransferase, with the protein MKKKRIKVSACIITYNHEKFLEKCLESAIGQKLDFDYEIIIGEDKSTDNTLAICKKYERKYPDLIKVIERDQNLGMVGNWLSTLKECEGDYIALCEGDDFWTDSHKLEKQLKLLLENEDYTICGSKVQSLNESKVRKESEGKIYGEINLDQVLRKNQFTTCSAVVKKSALDLPPWENFNDFFTVDWPIWCSLLRYGKGYNLESVTAQYNIHSAGATSGRNRINTLKNKLEDRILMIENFPTKKNIIKNYGLKIIFHYTWKSLLGRKDFYNALLENKKLVKSYFLY; encoded by the coding sequence ATGAAAAAGAAAAGGATTAAAGTTTCAGCGTGTATTATTACCTATAATCACGAGAAATTTTTAGAAAAATGTCTGGAATCGGCCATTGGTCAGAAATTGGACTTTGATTACGAGATTATAATTGGAGAAGATAAGTCTACGGATAATACACTAGCTATTTGCAAAAAATATGAACGTAAATATCCTGATCTTATAAAAGTTATTGAGCGAGATCAAAATCTAGGGATGGTGGGTAATTGGCTTTCAACCTTGAAGGAATGTGAGGGTGATTATATAGCGCTGTGTGAGGGTGATGATTTTTGGACGGATAGTCACAAGTTGGAAAAGCAGTTGAAATTACTATTGGAAAATGAAGATTATACAATATGTGGATCTAAAGTGCAAAGTTTAAATGAGTCGAAGGTTCGAAAAGAAAGTGAAGGAAAAATATATGGGGAAATAAACTTGGATCAGGTTTTAAGAAAAAATCAATTTACTACTTGCTCAGCCGTTGTTAAAAAATCAGCCCTGGATTTGCCTCCATGGGAGAACTTTAATGATTTCTTTACAGTAGATTGGCCTATATGGTGCAGTTTACTTCGATATGGAAAAGGTTATAATTTGGAGAGTGTGACTGCACAATATAACATTCATTCAGCGGGAGCAACTTCTGGTAGGAATAGAATTAACACTTTAAAAAATAAGTTAGAAGATAGGATTCTTATGATAGAAAATTTTCCAACTAAAAAAAATATTATCAAAAATTATGGACTGAAAATTATTTTTCATTATACATGGAAATCCTTATTAGGCCGAAAAGATTTTTATAATGCACTTCTAGAGAATAAAAAATTGGTAAAGTCTTATTTCCTTTACTAA
- a CDS encoding dTDP-4-amino-4,6-dideoxyglucose formyltransferase gives MKRILVIIDNLQQYEKIQSLINKKNRANLNFDFYHSNVPTDIWDHIDFKNQNKILDVNQKTDWILENFHMVVSVHCYQFFPAKLVNGIRCINIHPGYNPVNRGWYPQVFSIINDLQIGATIHEMDEKLDNGPIISRKFVEKFSWDTSLTLYNRVLNAEMELLQENFDKIFDGNYLTKKPETGGNFFSKRDFKELLEINMDETDTYRNIINRLRALTHGSYKNMYYTDPESGRKVYVNLSLIPEDEKEKD, from the coding sequence ATGAAAAGGATATTGGTTATTATAGATAATCTTCAGCAATATGAAAAGATCCAATCTTTAATTAATAAGAAAAATAGAGCAAATTTAAATTTCGATTTTTATCATAGTAATGTTCCAACTGATATTTGGGATCATATAGATTTTAAAAATCAAAATAAAATTTTAGATGTCAACCAAAAGACTGATTGGATTTTGGAAAATTTCCATATGGTTGTATCAGTACACTGCTATCAATTCTTTCCTGCTAAATTAGTTAACGGAATTCGTTGTATAAATATTCATCCTGGGTATAATCCTGTTAATCGTGGGTGGTATCCACAGGTATTTTCTATCATCAATGATCTCCAGATAGGAGCTACTATTCACGAAATGGATGAAAAGTTAGATAATGGTCCCATTATATCTCGAAAATTTGTAGAAAAATTTTCTTGGGATACCTCTCTTACTTTATATAATCGTGTTTTAAATGCTGAAATGGAATTGTTACAAGAAAATTTTGATAAAATATTCGATGGTAATTATTTGACTAAAAAACCGGAAACTGGCGGTAATTTCTTTTCTAAGCGTGATTTTAAGGAACTGCTGGAAATAAATATGGATGAGACTGATACTTATAGAAATATTATAAATAGGCTTCGAGCTTTAACCCATGGCAGTTACAAGAATATGTATTATACTGATCCTGAATCTGGTAGAAAAGTTTATGTCAATTTATCTTTAATTCCTGAGGATGAAAAAGAAAAGGATTAA
- a CDS encoding DegT/DnrJ/EryC1/StrS family aminotransferase — translation MNSKRKSIFVTQPSLAPLEEYTDLLEEVWKSGILTHNGPKVRKLEKDLENKLNIPNFTLVLNGTVALQMAIKALELKGDIITTPFTWVATISAIKWEGCSPVFCDIDPDTLNIDEEKIEGLITKDTVAIMPVHVFGTACNVEKIEKIAKKHNLKVIYDAAHAIGSSYKGNSLLQYGDISATSLHATKLYNTGEGGACITTSSSLRKKVERIRFFGHNEEKEVVEDGFNGKMTEIHAALGIANLKYFDDVLKDRKEKYLMYLDLLGKSEKLNFQKIKENETNYSYFPVIFSSEEELLKVEKALNKNEIFPRRYFYPSVNTYSKILNHQPTPISEDISKRIMCLPLFYNLTPLEIEYIAKIILEKLEH, via the coding sequence ATGAATAGTAAAAGAAAATCAATTTTTGTTACTCAACCTTCCTTGGCTCCCTTAGAGGAATATACCGATTTATTAGAAGAAGTTTGGAAATCGGGAATTTTAACTCATAATGGTCCAAAGGTTCGAAAATTGGAAAAGGATTTAGAGAACAAATTGAATATTCCCAATTTTACTTTGGTTCTGAATGGCACTGTAGCATTGCAAATGGCAATAAAAGCTTTAGAGCTTAAAGGCGATATTATTACTACGCCATTCACTTGGGTAGCTACTATTAGTGCGATCAAATGGGAAGGTTGTAGTCCTGTTTTTTGTGATATTGATCCAGATACATTAAATATAGATGAAGAAAAAATTGAAGGTTTAATAACCAAAGATACTGTAGCAATAATGCCGGTCCATGTTTTTGGGACAGCCTGTAACGTAGAAAAAATTGAGAAGATCGCTAAAAAACATAATTTAAAGGTGATTTATGATGCCGCACATGCTATTGGAAGTTCCTACAAAGGAAATAGTTTACTTCAATATGGAGATATTTCTGCGACAAGTTTACATGCTACAAAACTTTATAATACTGGCGAAGGAGGGGCCTGTATCACAACCAGTAGTAGCTTAAGGAAAAAGGTGGAGAGAATTCGGTTTTTTGGGCATAATGAAGAAAAGGAAGTAGTAGAGGATGGATTTAATGGAAAAATGACAGAAATTCACGCCGCTCTGGGGATTGCCAATTTAAAATATTTTGATGATGTATTGAAAGATAGGAAAGAGAAGTATTTAATGTATCTAGATCTTCTAGGTAAATCAGAAAAACTGAATTTTCAAAAAATAAAAGAGAACGAAACCAATTATTCTTATTTTCCAGTAATATTTTCATCTGAAGAAGAACTTCTTAAGGTGGAAAAGGCTTTGAATAAGAACGAGATTTTTCCCAGACGTTATTTTTATCCTTCCGTTAATACATATTCGAAAATTTTAAATCATCAACCTACTCCCATATCAGAAGATATTTCTAAAAGAATAATGTGTCTTCCTCTTTTTTATAATTTAACCCCATTAGAGATAGAGTACATTGCAAAAATTATTCTAGAAAAACTTGAACATTAG
- a CDS encoding Gfo/Idh/MocA family protein gives MLKSSSKIRVGVLGAANIAMRSLIPEIQNLSDKFEFVGLASRHPKNMEETSYAYTLYEGYESILEQNILDAVYIPLPNSLHYTWVKKALKKGLHVLVEKSLACEYEEVKELNEIAKESNLALVENFQFRFHSQLSEIKKIINNGVIGDIRIIRSTFCFPPFTDSDNIRYKKELGGGALLDAGAYTIKLSQILMGPELYITSAKSNSNSNFDVDIWGGGTLQQKNGKLFSQFSFGFDNFYQCNLEVVGSKGKMYTNRIFTAKESFKPKIILETNKDGMREIELESDNHFRNMLIYFYELVTGIKDKNIEYSQNINQARLLEEFKSKSNE, from the coding sequence ATGTTAAAAAGTAGTTCGAAGATAAGAGTCGGAGTTTTGGGTGCTGCTAATATTGCAATGCGGTCTTTAATACCCGAGATCCAGAATCTGTCCGACAAATTTGAATTTGTTGGTTTAGCATCAAGGCACCCCAAAAATATGGAGGAAACTTCTTATGCCTACACTTTGTACGAAGGATATGAATCAATTCTAGAACAAAATATACTAGATGCAGTTTATATTCCTCTACCCAACTCACTGCATTACACTTGGGTAAAGAAAGCTTTAAAGAAAGGTTTGCATGTATTAGTTGAGAAATCTTTGGCTTGTGAATATGAAGAGGTTAAAGAACTTAATGAAATTGCTAAAGAATCCAATTTAGCTCTCGTCGAAAATTTTCAGTTTAGATTTCATTCCCAATTATCTGAAATAAAAAAAATCATTAATAATGGCGTAATTGGTGATATAAGAATTATTAGAAGTACCTTCTGTTTCCCTCCATTTACAGATTCAGATAATATTCGATATAAAAAAGAACTTGGAGGGGGTGCATTATTGGATGCGGGGGCCTATACCATAAAATTATCTCAAATACTCATGGGGCCCGAACTTTATATTACTTCTGCTAAGAGTAATTCTAATAGTAATTTTGATGTAGATATTTGGGGAGGGGGTACGTTGCAACAGAAAAATGGTAAGTTATTTTCGCAATTTTCTTTTGGATTTGATAATTTTTACCAGTGCAATTTGGAGGTTGTAGGTTCAAAAGGTAAAATGTATACCAATAGAATTTTCACAGCTAAAGAATCTTTCAAACCAAAGATTATTCTAGAAACAAATAAAGATGGCATGAGAGAAATTGAGTTAGAGTCTGATAATCACTTCAGGAATATGCTGATTTATTTTTATGAGTTGGTAACAGGTATTAAAGATAAAAATATTGAATATTCGCAAAATATCAATCAAGCTCGTCTATTAGAGGAATTTAAATCAAAGTCTAATGAATAG
- a CDS encoding NDP-hexose 2,3-dehydratase family protein translates to MERRLNKIFLKSLLEKENSIVTTEEALKWIKRQNSIIKVEVEQIAFSELESWGFNDSSLSHHSGKFFSIDGLSVTTNYGGKHQWNQPIINQPEIGYLGFITKEFNGVLHFLMQAKVEPGNINYVQLSPTLQATKSNYSRVHKGKAPAYLEYFQKATRENILLDQLQSEQGGRFLKKRNRNIIINVKEELEVLENFMWLSLAQIKELMLIDNIVNMDTRTVISGIPLGNFEYESLSLVSSISEISSHEFNKGLLKSCANDAKGINTLNDVILFITNHKCNFELDVTKIPLSALNDWVIDNTSIHHIDHKYFEIIAAKIKISNREVINWTQPMVKPAQDGICAFICKNINGVLHFLVQAKLECGNFDIIELAPTVQSLTEKFTAKSENPIPYLNYVLEATEDKILFDTLQSEEGGRFYREQNRNMIVFADSGFAEEIPDNFIWMTYSQLQTFIKHNNYINIQARSLMAALSFNLC, encoded by the coding sequence ATGGAGAGAAGATTGAACAAAATATTTTTAAAAAGTCTTTTAGAAAAGGAAAATTCAATTGTTACAACTGAAGAAGCTCTTAAGTGGATTAAGAGGCAGAATTCAATTATAAAAGTTGAGGTTGAACAAATTGCTTTTTCAGAATTAGAGAGTTGGGGATTTAACGATTCTTCTTTAAGTCATCATTCAGGAAAATTTTTTTCCATCGATGGACTTTCTGTAACCACTAATTATGGGGGGAAACACCAATGGAATCAACCAATAATTAATCAGCCTGAAATAGGATACCTCGGTTTTATCACCAAAGAGTTTAATGGCGTTCTACATTTCCTAATGCAAGCTAAAGTTGAACCGGGTAATATCAACTATGTACAATTATCACCAACATTACAAGCAACAAAAAGTAATTATTCAAGGGTACATAAGGGAAAGGCACCAGCTTATTTAGAATATTTTCAAAAGGCAACCCGAGAAAATATTCTATTGGATCAACTGCAATCAGAACAAGGTGGTAGGTTTCTAAAAAAAAGGAATAGAAATATTATAATCAATGTAAAAGAAGAACTCGAAGTTTTAGAGAACTTTATGTGGTTAAGCTTAGCTCAAATAAAAGAGTTGATGCTAATAGATAATATTGTTAACATGGACACCAGGACAGTTATCTCGGGAATACCATTGGGTAATTTTGAATACGAAAGTCTGAGTCTAGTAAGTTCTATTTCTGAAATTTCTTCCCACGAATTCAATAAAGGTCTTTTAAAATCCTGTGCGAATGATGCTAAGGGTATAAATACTTTAAATGATGTAATTCTCTTTATTACAAATCATAAGTGTAATTTTGAGTTAGATGTAACCAAAATTCCTTTATCTGCCTTAAATGATTGGGTTATTGACAATACTAGCATTCATCACATAGATCATAAGTATTTCGAAATTATCGCTGCCAAAATTAAGATTAGCAATAGAGAAGTTATTAATTGGACCCAACCAATGGTTAAACCAGCACAGGACGGAATCTGCGCTTTTATTTGCAAAAACATCAATGGTGTTTTACATTTTCTGGTTCAGGCAAAATTAGAATGTGGAAATTTTGATATAATTGAACTGGCACCTACAGTACAATCTTTGACAGAAAAATTTACTGCGAAATCTGAAAATCCTATTCCCTATTTGAATTATGTACTTGAAGCTACAGAAGATAAAATTTTATTTGACACATTGCAGTCTGAAGAAGGAGGTAGGTTTTATCGAGAGCAAAATAGAAATATGATAGTTTTTGCTGATAGCGGTTTCGCCGAAGAGATTCCGGATAATTTTATCTGGATGACATATAGCCAATTACAAACATTTATAAAACATAATAATTATATAAACATTCAGGCCAGAAGTCTTATGGCTGCATTATCCTTTAATTTATGTTAA
- the rfbA gene encoding glucose-1-phosphate thymidylyltransferase RfbA has product MKGIILAGGSGTRLYPITIAVSKQLLPVYDKPMIYYPLSVLMLAGIKDILFITTPNDQEAFKKLLGDGTHLGCNFEYSVQEEPNGLAEAFIIGEKFIGNEKVALALGDNIFHGNGLVNLLRSKTDVSGASIFAYPVKDPQRYGVVEFDKDKKVKSIEEKPSSPKSKYAVPGLYFYDNNVVEYAKKVTPSDRGEKEISSINQMYLQNDALEVGVMTRGMSWFDTGTVESLDDATEFIRVLQNRQSTMIGCIEEVAYLSKFIDKGSLAKLYKQYGKSKYGEYLKEMGETILQ; this is encoded by the coding sequence ATGAAAGGAATTATTTTAGCAGGGGGGAGTGGTACTAGATTATACCCTATTACGATAGCTGTAAGTAAGCAATTACTGCCAGTCTATGATAAACCTATGATTTATTATCCTTTATCGGTCTTAATGTTGGCAGGGATAAAAGATATTCTCTTTATTACAACTCCTAATGATCAGGAAGCGTTCAAGAAGTTATTGGGTGATGGTACCCATTTGGGCTGTAATTTTGAATATTCAGTACAGGAGGAACCCAATGGACTGGCTGAAGCATTTATTATAGGTGAGAAGTTTATTGGTAATGAAAAGGTAGCCTTGGCATTAGGTGATAACATTTTTCATGGGAATGGTCTTGTTAACTTATTAAGAAGTAAAACAGATGTCAGTGGTGCTTCGATTTTTGCGTACCCTGTAAAGGATCCTCAAAGATATGGCGTTGTGGAATTTGATAAGGATAAAAAAGTCAAAAGCATTGAAGAAAAGCCAAGTTCCCCGAAATCAAAGTATGCCGTACCTGGATTATATTTTTATGATAACAACGTAGTTGAATATGCTAAGAAGGTGACTCCCTCCGATCGCGGTGAAAAGGAAATTAGTAGCATTAATCAAATGTATTTGCAAAATGATGCCCTTGAAGTAGGAGTTATGACCAGGGGTATGAGTTGGTTTGATACGGGCACCGTAGAATCTTTAGATGATGCTACAGAATTTATTAGAGTGCTTCAGAATCGGCAGAGTACTATGATTGGCTGCATAGAGGAAGTAGCTTATTTAAGTAAGTTTATTGATAAAGGTTCACTGGCCAAACTTTACAAGCAATATGGTAAATCTAAGTATGGTGAATATCTAAAAGAAATGGGTGAAACTATTTTGCAGTAA
- the rfbB gene encoding dTDP-glucose 4,6-dehydratase, translating to MNILITGGAGFIGSHVVRLLVNEYPEYSIFNLDALTYAGNLENLKDIESERNYTFLKADINNAQEISDLFKKYKFTKVIHLAAESHVDRSISDPLIFVKTNVIGTMNLLNAALENWKNDFKDKLFYHISTDEVYGTLGDTGLFTETTAYDPNSPYSASKASSDHFVRAYGETYGLPYIISNCSNNYGPNQFPEKLIPLFINNIVKKKALPVYGDGNYTRDWLYVKDHAIAIDLLLHQGKIKETYNIGGFNEWKNIELVQLLCKIMDRKLNRTDGDSAKLITYVKDRPGHDKRYAIDASKINEELGWKPSVTFEEGLEKTIDWYLSHEEWLDNVTKGKYREYYNKQYK from the coding sequence ATGAACATTTTAATTACAGGTGGTGCAGGATTTATAGGTTCACATGTAGTGCGATTGCTGGTTAATGAATATCCAGAATACAGCATATTTAATCTTGATGCGTTAACTTACGCTGGCAATCTTGAAAATTTAAAGGACATAGAATCAGAAAGGAATTATACTTTTTTGAAGGCTGATATCAATAACGCTCAGGAAATTAGTGATTTGTTCAAGAAATATAAATTTACTAAGGTAATACACCTCGCAGCAGAATCACATGTTGATCGTTCGATATCTGATCCTTTAATTTTTGTGAAAACAAATGTTATAGGCACCATGAACCTTTTAAATGCTGCATTAGAAAATTGGAAAAATGATTTTAAGGATAAGCTTTTTTATCATATTAGCACTGATGAAGTATATGGTACGCTAGGAGATACAGGATTATTTACCGAAACTACAGCTTATGATCCAAACTCTCCATATTCAGCTTCAAAAGCAAGTTCAGATCATTTTGTAAGAGCATATGGCGAAACTTATGGACTACCTTATATTATTTCTAACTGTTCGAATAACTATGGACCAAATCAATTTCCAGAGAAATTGATTCCACTATTTATTAATAACATAGTTAAAAAGAAGGCGTTACCTGTATACGGAGATGGTAATTATACAAGGGATTGGCTTTATGTAAAAGATCATGCTATTGCGATTGATCTTTTACTGCACCAAGGAAAAATTAAAGAAACATACAATATTGGAGGATTTAATGAATGGAAAAATATTGAACTGGTTCAGCTGCTCTGTAAAATAATGGATAGAAAATTGAATAGAACAGATGGTGACTCTGCTAAATTAATTACTTACGTTAAAGACAGGCCTGGCCATGATAAACGTTACGCTATTGATGCAAGTAAAATTAATGAAGAGCTTGGATGGAAGCCTTCTGTGACTTTTGAAGAAGGCTTGGAAAAAACGATCGATTGGTACTTATCGCATGAAGAGTGGTTAGATAATGTAACCAAAGGAAAATATAGGGAATACTATAATAAACAATATAAATAA
- a CDS encoding nucleotide sugar dehydrogenase, which translates to MKIKNICCIGAGYVGGPTMAVIAQKCPEINVTVVDINKERIAAWNDDDVENIPIYEPGLSAVVLEARGRNLFFSTDVDEAIDKADMIFISVNTPTKTYGIGKGMAADLKFIELCARQIAKVAKNDKIVVEKSTLPVRTAEALKNILENTGNGVNYQILSNPEFLAEGTAVDDLMNPDRVLIGGDLDSPKGKEAVRSLVDIYAHWIPKERILTTNVWSSELSKLTANAFLAQRVSSINAMSELCEKTGADVNEVSKAVGMDTRIGSKFLKSSVGFGGSCFQKDILNLVYISKSFGLHQVADYWEQVIIMNDYQKKRFAYKIVQTLFNTVSGKKIAILGWAFKKDTNDTRESAAIYVADYLLNEQAEIVIYDPKVKKEQIYADLDYLNTRSSEENRTKVKVVNTPYEATKEAHAVALLTEWDEFKDLNWQMIYDKMLKPAFLFDGRRLLKRKTKEDIGFEFYAIGN; encoded by the coding sequence ATGAAAATTAAAAATATCTGTTGTATCGGTGCTGGTTATGTTGGCGGACCTACTATGGCTGTAATTGCTCAAAAGTGTCCAGAAATCAACGTCACCGTGGTTGATATTAATAAAGAAAGAATAGCGGCCTGGAATGATGATGATGTTGAGAATATCCCAATTTATGAGCCAGGATTATCGGCGGTAGTATTGGAGGCTAGGGGGAGAAATCTATTTTTTTCAACAGATGTGGATGAAGCAATAGATAAGGCAGATATGATCTTTATTTCCGTAAATACTCCAACGAAAACATACGGGATAGGAAAAGGAATGGCGGCCGATCTTAAATTTATTGAACTTTGTGCTCGCCAAATAGCAAAAGTTGCCAAGAACGATAAAATTGTTGTAGAGAAGTCTACCTTGCCAGTTCGCACGGCTGAAGCATTGAAAAACATCCTTGAGAATACCGGGAATGGAGTAAATTATCAAATTTTATCAAACCCTGAATTTCTTGCAGAAGGAACGGCGGTAGATGACTTGATGAATCCAGATCGGGTTTTGATAGGAGGAGATTTAGATTCTCCAAAAGGAAAAGAAGCTGTGAGGTCTTTAGTTGATATTTATGCACATTGGATTCCAAAGGAACGTATATTAACTACCAACGTCTGGTCTTCTGAATTATCTAAACTTACGGCAAATGCATTTCTGGCTCAAAGGGTTTCAAGTATAAATGCTATGAGTGAATTATGCGAAAAGACGGGAGCAGATGTAAATGAGGTTTCTAAGGCCGTAGGAATGGATACAAGGATTGGGTCAAAATTCTTAAAATCTTCAGTTGGTTTTGGAGGTTCTTGTTTTCAAAAAGATATTTTAAACTTAGTATACATTTCGAAATCTTTTGGATTACACCAGGTAGCCGATTATTGGGAGCAGGTAATAATTATGAACGATTACCAAAAAAAACGTTTCGCTTATAAAATTGTTCAAACGCTATTCAATACCGTTTCAGGTAAAAAAATAGCCATTCTAGGTTGGGCATTTAAGAAAGATACTAATGACACCCGTGAATCGGCAGCGATTTATGTCGCAGATTATTTACTGAATGAACAAGCAGAGATTGTTATATATGATCCAAAAGTAAAAAAAGAACAGATTTATGCTGACCTTGATTACTTGAATACTCGTTCTTCCGAGGAAAACCGTACCAAAGTGAAGGTGGTAAATACTCCATATGAAGCAACAAAGGAGGCTCATGCCGTAGCTTTATTAACAGAGTGGGATGAATTTAAAGATCTTAACTGGCAAATGATTTATGACAAAATGCTTAAACCTGCTTTTTTATTTGATGGCAGAAGATTATTGAAAAGAAAAACCAAAGAGGATATAGGTTTCGAATTTTATGCAATAGGAAATTAA
- a CDS encoding nucleotide sugar dehydrogenase → MKEKKIAVIGLGYVGLPLARLFATKYTVVGFDINKARVEELMNGHDSTMEVEDDLLQSALIKKADLKNTKGLFCSYDLIDISDCNFYIITVPTPVDKNNRPDLTPLYKSSETVAKVLKKGDVVIYESTVYPGVTEDECVPVLEKHSGLEFNQDFFVGYSPERINPGDKEHTVEKILKVTAGSTPEIGKEVNDLYAEVITAGTHLAPTIKVAEAAKVIENSQRDINIAFVNELAKIFNMMGIDTQDVLEAAGTKWNFLPFRPGLVGGHCIGVDPYYLAQKAQEIGYHPEIILAGRRMNDSMGQYVASELVKLMLQNDIKVKNSKILVLGITFKENCPDVRNTKVVDVIKSLKEYGVDITIYDPLANPAEVMHEYGLETTKNQPDSKFDAILLTVAHKEFISLNFDDLKQLVSVVYDVKGVLGDRCDRKL, encoded by the coding sequence ATGAAAGAAAAAAAAATAGCAGTTATAGGGTTAGGATATGTAGGATTACCTCTTGCAAGATTGTTTGCCACTAAATATACCGTTGTAGGATTCGATATCAATAAAGCTAGGGTAGAAGAATTGATGAACGGTCATGATTCAACGATGGAAGTAGAGGATGATTTACTGCAGTCTGCGCTAATAAAAAAGGCTGATTTAAAAAATACTAAGGGTTTATTTTGTTCTTACGATCTTATCGATATTTCTGACTGTAATTTTTATATTATAACAGTTCCCACACCGGTAGATAAAAATAATCGTCCAGACCTTACACCTCTCTATAAAAGTAGTGAAACTGTAGCAAAGGTTTTGAAAAAAGGAGACGTAGTGATTTACGAATCCACAGTCTATCCCGGAGTAACAGAGGATGAATGTGTTCCTGTTCTTGAAAAACATTCTGGACTAGAATTTAATCAGGATTTTTTTGTAGGATATTCACCTGAAAGAATAAATCCGGGAGACAAAGAGCATACGGTTGAAAAAATTTTAAAAGTTACAGCAGGATCTACCCCGGAAATTGGAAAAGAAGTTAACGATTTATATGCTGAAGTGATAACTGCTGGAACTCATTTAGCTCCGACGATCAAAGTAGCAGAAGCCGCCAAAGTAATTGAAAATTCTCAGCGTGATATTAATATTGCATTTGTTAATGAATTAGCAAAGATTTTCAATATGATGGGGATTGATACTCAGGATGTACTGGAAGCTGCTGGTACTAAGTGGAATTTTCTGCCATTTCGACCAGGATTAGTCGGTGGACATTGTATCGGTGTAGATCCTTATTATCTTGCTCAAAAAGCACAGGAAATTGGATATCACCCTGAAATTATCCTTGCAGGTAGAAGGATGAATGATTCCATGGGGCAATATGTCGCTTCTGAACTAGTGAAGTTAATGCTGCAAAATGATATTAAGGTCAAAAACTCAAAAATTTTAGTACTAGGTATCACCTTCAAAGAAAACTGTCCTGATGTTCGCAATACTAAGGTCGTTGATGTAATTAAAAGTCTAAAAGAATATGGCGTAGATATTACTATATATGATCCTCTTGCTAATCCTGCTGAAGTAATGCACGAGTATGGGTTAGAAACAACAAAAAATCAACCAGATTCAAAATTTGATGCGATATTGTTAACAGTGGCGCATAAGGAATTCATTAGCCTGAATTTTGATGATTTAAAACAGCTAGTTTCTGTAGTTTATGATGTTAAAGGTGTATTGGGAGATAGATGTGATAGAAAGTTATAG